The window AATGATGGAACCAGCGGCGAACGCATTTTTGAAAATACTCGAAGAACCGCCGGACAAAACGTTGCTAATTCTAACGACATCCAATATAGACGCAATTCTACCGACTATTCGTTCACGCTGTCAAAGGCTCCATTTTCCAGCGCTTTCAACGACCGACCTTGGAAATCATCTTCGCGAGAATGGTATTCGTGAGGATCGAATCAATCTGGTGATGCGTCTGTCGGGTGGCGATGTTCGCCAAGCGATTCAGTTGAAAGAGGCTGATCTTGGCCGGCTCAGAGAAATGACGCTCGAAGCGTTGAGAATGATCGCTATCTGGAAGATCGACAAAGTTTACGATCTTGTGAACCGATTTGTGACGTTGAGGAAAGAGAATCCCGATGAATTTGACCGGTTGATGCTCTCAATTTCCTTCTGGTTTCGCGATGCCGCAATTCTTAAAGCGGGCAAACCGGAATCAGACCTTGTTCACGCCGATATGCAAATCGAAATACGAAAATTTGTCGATTATTACACAGAATTGGATGCTTTTGGAGCCTACTCTGCCGTCGATAATTGTATTGATTTAATAAGCCGTAATGTCTATATTAATCTCGCTTTAGTAAATATGTTTTTTAAGATACATAATAGAATTCAACCCGGAAAATCCCAATGAGCGAAACCGAAACAGATACGCTGGTTAAAATAAAATTCAGCGGTTCGCGCCGAGAAATATATCGAAACCCACAAGAATTGCCAATCGAGCAAGATACTTTGATGATTGTTGAAGCCGAGCGCGGAGAAGACATCGGGAAAGCCATTCCGTTTCTTACAAAAAAACGGTTGGACGACGGTAGCCCTGTGCCGCTATGCGTTCTTCGAAAAGCTACAGAGTCTGATTTGATCATTGATAAGGAAAATAGGGTTAAAGAAAGGCAAGCGTTTCAATTTTGCCAACGTCGAATCTCCGATCTGAAATTGCCTATGAAACTTCTGGACGTTGATTATCGTTTTGACCGGAAAAAGATCGTATTTTTCTTTTCAGCCGAAGAGCGCGTCGATTTTCGGGATCTGGTTAAAGCCCTTGCCTCTGAATATAAAACCCGAATCGAAATGAAGCAGATGAGCGATCGCGAGGAAGTCAAACGAAAAGTTAGCATCGG is drawn from Candidatus Marinimicrobia bacterium CG08_land_8_20_14_0_20_45_22 and contains these coding sequences:
- the holB gene encoding DNA polymerase III subunit delta', with protein sequence MNRLFNLVNQQDNRQLLMNTIRNGRVANAYLFHGPEGSGQEGFALEYAAMLNCQSRENQPCGQCPSCHKMKTLEHGNIHLVFPIRTGSLEKNDPPFKNFGPDDMEEIQNCIRKKAENPYEKLCPFDGKHIPINFIREIRRKIYLTAPEPGYKVVIVFDADLMMEPAANAFLKILEEPPDKTLLILTTSNIDAILPTIRSRCQRLHFPALSTTDLGNHLRENGIREDRINLVMRLSGGDVRQAIQLKEADLGRLREMTLEALRMIAIWKIDKVYDLVNRFVTLRKENPDEFDRLMLSISFWFRDAAILKAGKPESDLVHADMQIEIRKFVDYYTELDAFGAYSAVDNCIDLISRNVYINLALVNMFFKIHNRIQPGKSQ